A window of the Sulfurimonas sp. genome harbors these coding sequences:
- a CDS encoding DUF4080 domain-containing protein, whose protein sequence is MNILLSTLNSRYTHSSLALRYIYANLKEFQKNSQILEFSINDALQSVAEKLLDEKPDVIALGVYIWNASEIKELVHIIKKVSPETIIVLGGPEVSHEPFRVDFSDSDYIVQGEGELAFYELCKEIKNSPSTLEKTKIIKQSMPNLKEVNLPYEYYTDEDIQNRYIYVEISRGCPFECEFCLSSIDERVRTFDIEKTLQEFQKLWDRGARNFKFVDRTFNINIKTANIILDFFLEKQPPYFAHFEVIPDHFPSSIKEKIKSFPHGALQLEIGIQTLNLDVAKNISRNLKLDKIKENIAFLENDTDAHIHLDLIVGLPGETLERFGKNLDELVGLSSCEIQIGILKKLSGTYINRHDIEHGMIYSEYPPYDILKNNLLSFKDIQIMKRFARFWDITYNSGNFKNTMKLLWKNESVYENFYKFSLWIYEQTDSTYKISLIRMGELLFIYLKDIKKLPAKGIAEHMLEDMMKLKGRSIPSYLKPYADGFNVQAKNGTSGFNKRQH, encoded by the coding sequence ATGAACATACTACTATCTACACTCAATTCAAGATATACTCACAGCTCTTTAGCTCTGAGATATATCTATGCCAATTTAAAAGAGTTTCAAAAAAACTCTCAAATTTTAGAATTTAGCATAAACGATGCCCTTCAAAGTGTTGCGGAAAAACTGCTGGATGAAAAACCTGATGTTATAGCGCTGGGGGTATATATTTGGAATGCTTCAGAGATCAAAGAGCTGGTCCATATTATTAAAAAAGTATCACCGGAGACGATCATAGTTTTAGGCGGTCCGGAAGTATCTCACGAACCTTTTAGGGTTGACTTTTCAGATTCAGACTACATAGTTCAGGGCGAAGGTGAACTTGCTTTTTATGAGTTGTGTAAGGAGATAAAAAATTCTCCAAGTACTCTTGAAAAAACAAAAATCATAAAACAGAGTATGCCAAATCTAAAAGAGGTAAATCTGCCGTATGAATATTACACTGATGAAGATATTCAAAACAGATATATATATGTTGAGATTTCACGCGGATGTCCTTTTGAATGTGAGTTTTGTTTATCTTCCATTGATGAGCGTGTACGAACATTTGATATAGAAAAAACACTGCAAGAGTTTCAAAAACTGTGGGACAGGGGTGCAAGAAACTTTAAATTCGTGGACAGAACTTTCAATATAAACATAAAAACCGCAAATATAATACTCGACTTTTTTTTAGAGAAACAACCACCTTATTTTGCACACTTTGAAGTTATACCAGATCACTTTCCAAGTTCTATAAAAGAGAAAATAAAAAGTTTTCCTCATGGAGCACTACAACTGGAAATTGGTATACAGACACTTAATCTGGATGTTGCAAAAAATATATCGAGAAATCTGAAGTTAGATAAGATCAAAGAGAATATAGCTTTTTTGGAAAATGATACAGATGCCCATATACACCTTGATCTTATTGTCGGTCTTCCGGGTGAGACGCTTGAGAGGTTTGGAAAGAATTTAGATGAGTTAGTGGGTCTTAGTTCTTGTGAGATCCAAATAGGTATATTAAAAAAACTCTCGGGTACATATATAAACAGACACGATATAGAACATGGGATGATCTATAGTGAATACCCGCCCTACGATATATTAAAAAACAACCTTTTATCTTTTAAAGATATACAAATTATGAAACGATTTGCCAGATTTTGGGACATTACCTATAACAGCGGAAACTTTAAAAATACTATGAAACTTTTATGGAAAAATGAGAGTGTTTATGAGAACTTTTACAAGTTTTCCTTATGGATATATGAGCAAACAGATTCAACATATAAGATCTCTTTAATTAGGATGGGTGAACTTTTGTTCATATATCTAAAAGATATTAAAAAACTCCCTGCAAAAGGCATTGCAGAGCACATGCTTGAAGATATGATGAAACTAAAAGGTCGCTCAATTCCAAGCTATTTAAAACCATATGCTGATGGTTTTAATGTCCAAGCAAAAAATGGTACATCAGGATTTAATAAACGACAACACTAA
- the nifJ gene encoding pyruvate:ferredoxin (flavodoxin) oxidoreductase, producing the protein MPKYVMIDGNEAVARVAHKINEVIAIYPITPSSPMGELSDIYSARNEKNIFGTIPEVMEMQSEGGASGAVHGALQSGALTTTFTASQGLLLMIPNMYKIAGELTPAVFHVAARSLAAQALSIFGDHQDVMGVRQTGFALFSSNSVQEAHDFALISQAASLHSRIPFLHFFDGFRTSHEVSKVELLDETVLKAMIKDELVSAHRSRAMTPDKPIIRGTSQNPDVYFQGRESVNKYYKALPAILQEQMDLFASLTGRQYNLFDYVGHSEAEKVIVLMGSGAEAAHEYCEHLSSQGEKVGVIKVRLALPFAKEAFANALPKSVKAIAVLDRTKESGSQAEPLYHDVITALFELNCEGKLPFNMPIVTAGRFGLSSKEFTPAMIRGLFNELTKKSPKKHFTVGINDDVTNTSIEYDKSFIIKDDDTIEALFYGLGSDGTVGANKNSIKIIGEETDNFAQGYFVYDSKKSGSMTTSHLRFGPRPIHSTYLIQQADFVACHQSVFMEKFDILSNIKTEGTFLLNTPFAKDEVFARLPVDAQKHIIENKLKFYAIDAYSVAKKSGMGSRINTIMQTCFFAISGILERDEAIEKIKGAIKKTYGHKSEQIVAMNFQAVENTLENLFEVDVPQSPQGNTQMQPIIKGKYSEFVENVTKKIIENKGDELPVSAMPDDGTWPTGTTEFEKRNIAQEVPVWDSDVCIQCNKCVLVCPHSVIRSKVVDSSQLQDAPKAFSFVKAKGKEFGDDDQFMISVAVEDCTGCALCVEVCPAKNKSQTNLKAINMAPQLPLRESGAQQWDYFLNLPQMDRSKFDHSKVKESQFLEPLFEFSGACPGCGETPYVKLASQLFGDRMLIANATGCSSIYGGNLPTTPWRKDKEGRGPAWSNSLFEDNAEFGLGFRLTVDKHSEQAKELLVALKDKLDEKLVNNILENPQKEEGDIYKQRDFVAELKESLKAIDGDEAKRLEELSDYLVKKSVWIMGGDGWAYDIGYGGLDHVLASGRNVNILVLDTQVYSNTGGQQSKATLTGAVAKFAANGKAQMPKDLAMMAIAYENVYVAKVAMGASDKQTVKAFMEAESYDGPSIIIAYSHCVAHGYDLRYGMNQQKLAVDSGIWPIFRYNPDLRDEGKNPLTLDYKEPKVGVKEFMYNETRFKMVEKMNIDDAKQFLHDAGAHAQAQYNRYTNLVNEFEKRHVTGDEI; encoded by the coding sequence ATGCCTAAATATGTGATGATTGATGGAAATGAAGCTGTTGCTCGTGTAGCCCATAAAATAAATGAAGTTATTGCAATATATCCGATTACTCCATCTTCTCCTATGGGTGAACTTAGTGATATATACTCTGCTAGGAATGAGAAAAATATTTTTGGAACTATTCCTGAAGTTATGGAGATGCAAAGTGAGGGTGGGGCTTCGGGTGCTGTGCATGGTGCACTCCAAAGTGGTGCTTTAACTACGACATTTACCGCTTCTCAAGGTCTTTTGTTAATGATCCCTAATATGTATAAAATTGCAGGTGAGCTTACTCCTGCGGTTTTTCATGTAGCTGCCCGTTCATTAGCTGCGCAGGCGCTTTCAATTTTTGGTGATCATCAAGACGTTATGGGTGTTCGTCAAACTGGTTTCGCACTTTTTAGTTCAAACTCCGTTCAAGAGGCACACGATTTTGCTTTAATCTCTCAAGCTGCTTCACTTCATTCGCGAATACCTTTTTTACACTTTTTTGACGGATTTCGCACATCCCATGAGGTGTCAAAAGTTGAACTGCTTGATGAGACCGTATTAAAAGCAATGATCAAAGATGAACTTGTCTCAGCCCATAGAAGCAGGGCGATGACACCTGATAAACCAATAATCAGAGGTACATCACAAAACCCTGATGTATATTTTCAAGGGCGTGAGAGTGTAAACAAATACTATAAAGCACTTCCTGCTATACTGCAAGAGCAGATGGATCTGTTTGCTTCACTTACAGGCAGACAATACAACTTGTTTGATTATGTAGGTCACTCTGAGGCTGAAAAAGTTATAGTTTTGATGGGTTCGGGTGCAGAAGCTGCACATGAGTATTGTGAACATCTCTCAAGTCAAGGCGAAAAAGTAGGCGTAATTAAAGTACGTCTGGCACTGCCGTTTGCTAAAGAGGCATTTGCAAATGCACTTCCAAAAAGTGTTAAAGCCATTGCAGTGCTTGATCGCACAAAAGAATCAGGTTCACAAGCGGAGCCTTTATACCATGATGTTATTACAGCATTATTTGAACTCAATTGTGAAGGCAAACTGCCGTTTAATATGCCGATCGTTACAGCGGGGCGTTTTGGGCTTTCATCAAAAGAGTTTACACCTGCAATGATTAGAGGGCTTTTTAATGAGCTTACAAAAAAATCACCTAAAAAACATTTCACAGTCGGTATAAATGATGATGTGACAAATACGAGTATAGAGTATGATAAAAGTTTTATCATAAAAGATGACGACACTATTGAAGCACTTTTTTACGGTCTTGGATCAGATGGAACAGTTGGTGCGAATAAAAATTCGATTAAGATTATAGGTGAAGAGACAGATAATTTCGCGCAGGGTTATTTTGTGTACGATTCTAAAAAATCAGGTTCAATGACAACATCGCACCTGCGTTTTGGTCCACGCCCCATACATTCAACTTATCTGATCCAACAGGCTGATTTTGTGGCGTGCCATCAGAGTGTATTTATGGAGAAGTTTGACATTCTCTCAAACATAAAAACTGAAGGTACATTTTTACTAAACACGCCTTTTGCAAAAGATGAAGTGTTTGCAAGACTTCCTGTAGATGCGCAAAAGCATATTATTGAGAACAAATTAAAGTTTTATGCCATAGATGCATATTCTGTTGCCAAAAAGTCAGGTATGGGTTCACGTATAAACACAATAATGCAGACATGTTTTTTCGCAATATCGGGCATATTGGAGCGAGATGAGGCTATTGAAAAAATAAAAGGTGCTATCAAAAAAACATACGGACATAAAAGTGAGCAGATAGTCGCTATGAACTTTCAAGCCGTTGAGAATACCTTAGAGAATCTTTTTGAAGTTGACGTGCCTCAGTCACCACAAGGCAATACTCAGATGCAGCCGATCATCAAAGGTAAGTACAGTGAGTTTGTAGAAAACGTAACTAAAAAAATAATAGAAAACAAAGGTGATGAGCTTCCAGTTAGTGCAATGCCGGATGATGGTACCTGGCCAACCGGAACAACTGAATTTGAAAAACGAAATATCGCTCAAGAGGTACCTGTATGGGACAGTGATGTTTGTATTCAGTGTAACAAGTGTGTACTTGTATGTCCACACTCTGTAATTAGATCAAAAGTTGTAGATTCGTCCCAGCTTCAAGATGCTCCAAAAGCTTTCTCGTTTGTTAAAGCCAAAGGTAAAGAGTTTGGAGATGATGATCAGTTTATGATCTCAGTAGCGGTTGAAGATTGTACGGGATGTGCGCTTTGTGTTGAGGTGTGTCCGGCAAAAAACAAATCGCAAACGAATTTAAAAGCGATCAATATGGCCCCACAACTTCCTCTTCGTGAGAGTGGAGCACAGCAGTGGGATTATTTTTTAAATCTTCCTCAGATGGATAGAAGTAAGTTTGATCACTCCAAGGTTAAAGAGAGTCAGTTTTTAGAACCTCTTTTTGAATTCTCAGGAGCGTGTCCTGGTTGTGGCGAAACACCTTATGTGAAACTTGCTTCTCAACTTTTTGGTGATCGAATGCTTATAGCAAATGCAACAGGATGTTCATCTATTTACGGCGGTAATCTTCCAACAACTCCATGGAGAAAAGACAAAGAAGGTCGTGGACCTGCATGGTCAAATTCACTTTTTGAAGACAATGCGGAGTTTGGACTGGGATTTAGGCTTACGGTAGACAAGCATAGTGAGCAGGCAAAAGAGTTGCTTGTAGCACTTAAAGATAAACTGGATGAAAAGCTTGTTAATAATATACTTGAAAATCCACAGAAAGAAGAGGGTGATATCTACAAACAGCGCGATTTCGTCGCAGAATTAAAAGAGAGCCTCAAAGCAATTGATGGTGATGAAGCAAAACGTCTTGAGGAACTCTCAGATTACTTGGTTAAAAAATCTGTCTGGATCATGGGCGGTGACGGCTGGGCATATGACATTGGTTACGGAGGTCTTGACCATGTGCTTGCAAGCGGACGCAATGTAAACATTTTGGTACTTGATACTCAGGTTTATTCAAACACTGGCGGACAACAATCTAAAGCGACACTTACTGGAGCTGTTGCAAAATTTGCAGCAAACGGAAAAGCTCAGATGCCAAAAGACTTGGCAATGATGGCGATCGCTTATGAGAACGTGTATGTAGCTAAAGTAGCTATGGGAGCAAGTGATAAGCAGACTGTAAAAGCTTTTATGGAAGCGGAGAGTTATGATGGACCATCGATCATCATAGCTTATTCACACTGTGTTGCACACGGTTATGACTTGCGCTATGGGATGAATCAGCAAAAGCTTGCAGTAGATAGCGGTATTTGGCCTATATTTAGATATAACCCTGATCTACGTGATGAGGGTAAAAATCCGCTTACACTTGACTATAAAGAGCCAAAAGTAGGTGTAAAAGAGTTTATGTACAACGAGACACGCTTTAAAATGGTTGAGAAGATGAATATAGATGATGCAAAACAGTTCTTGCATGATGCAGGTGCACATGCTCAGGCACAGTATAATCGTTATACAAACCTTGTAAACGAGTTTGAAAAAAGACATGTAACAGGAGATGAGATATGA
- a CDS encoding substrate-binding domain-containing protein — MLRTYFFKVLVLLSVVFSYNLPADQPIKHNNKEIVYIVSDTRIPFWSIMAKGVESKAKELGYGFSLYTADNILKKELQNTVKTIKQKPAGVILSPTNSSSAVTILKLLKNANIPVVISDIGTDSGEYVSFISSNNEQGAYDIGRVLTKEMKKRGLDYGTVGIISIPQTRENGKARTQGFMRALNEADIKASNLYQQVDFSYKETYDFSMELIHNDPNLRAIWLQGSDRYKGALDAIKKAGKKGKILLICFDAEPIFLELIPNGVLVGAAMQQPFLMGEKAVESLDAHLNSLDVARKQQLPILAISKENIKENLKTIHRNVLGLNAKK; from the coding sequence GTGTTAAGAACTTATTTTTTTAAGGTTTTAGTATTATTAAGTGTTGTTTTTTCATATAACTTACCAGCAGATCAGCCAATAAAACATAACAACAAAGAGATTGTTTACATTGTATCTGACACAAGAATACCTTTTTGGTCCATTATGGCTAAAGGTGTTGAGTCAAAAGCAAAAGAGCTAGGTTATGGATTTTCACTTTACACAGCTGATAATATATTAAAAAAAGAGCTGCAAAACACGGTTAAAACCATTAAACAAAAACCTGCAGGAGTTATACTCTCACCGACAAACTCTTCCTCAGCAGTAACTATTTTAAAACTTTTAAAAAATGCGAACATACCGGTTGTGATCTCAGACATCGGGACTGACAGCGGGGAATATGTATCTTTTATCTCTTCAAACAATGAGCAGGGTGCCTATGATATAGGAAGAGTTTTAACAAAAGAGATGAAGAAACGCGGTCTTGATTACGGGACTGTAGGAATTATATCTATCCCTCAAACACGTGAAAACGGTAAAGCAAGAACACAAGGATTTATGAGAGCTTTAAACGAAGCCGATATAAAAGCTTCAAATCTATACCAGCAAGTTGATTTTTCATATAAAGAAACATATGACTTTTCTATGGAACTGATACATAACGACCCAAATCTTCGTGCCATATGGCTTCAAGGATCTGACAGATATAAAGGTGCACTAGACGCTATTAAAAAAGCCGGGAAAAAAGGAAAAATTCTGCTTATATGTTTTGATGCAGAACCTATCTTTTTAGAACTTATTCCAAATGGTGTACTTGTAGGTGCAGCGATGCAGCAACCGTTTTTAATGGGTGAGAAAGCTGTTGAGAGTCTAGATGCACATCTGAACTCACTAGATGTCGCGCGTAAACAACAGCTCCCTATTTTAGCTATATCTAAAGAGAATATAAAAGAAAACCTAAAAACAATACATAGAAATGTTTTAGGTTTGAATGCAAAAAAATGA
- a CDS encoding carbohydrate porin, which produces MGTILKILLASLLASSLFGFDNKFSSFGYFRLQSSFDDDKQTTCFKAPGAGSKYRLGNECETWLELGIAQDVVFENDIKIHNQVRPVFFGENNKNIDYVRFDEAYSEVFNLFDNSVSFWIGRKFYKRYEDHMNDYFFLNMSGTGIGMSDLQVGGYKLSYSYMVEDINPENVLGEETTRFDSHDFRVQEDYDRGNLVLFLNYMHISKKRFNATQSISSNDGYALGLLYTDKEIFQSLFDMKGDSTTGIFYGRGASKSAGLQAPFLQDSLIEEMIDKNVNIESAKTIRFINYNTFENDIFGIMSNFVYERKDDTQLTNTKQEWTSFGLRPYWFFHKNSRVVLEGGYDNVKNLVTDKNYSLTKLTSALEFAFDKGIWERPVVRIYYTYADWSDSSVGLVGGDYYINKNNGYNTGIQIEYWW; this is translated from the coding sequence ATGGGGACAATACTAAAAATACTTCTGGCTTCACTTCTTGCTTCTTCGCTATTTGGTTTTGACAATAAATTTTCTTCTTTTGGATATTTTCGTTTGCAGAGCTCTTTTGATGATGATAAACAAACAACTTGTTTTAAAGCTCCTGGTGCAGGGAGTAAATACCGTTTAGGTAACGAGTGTGAAACATGGCTGGAGCTTGGTATTGCTCAAGATGTGGTATTTGAAAACGATATTAAAATCCACAACCAGGTAAGACCAGTATTCTTCGGTGAAAACAACAAGAACATTGACTATGTTCGTTTTGATGAAGCATACAGTGAAGTTTTCAACCTGTTTGACAACAGTGTTTCATTTTGGATCGGTAGAAAATTTTATAAACGATATGAAGATCATATGAATGACTATTTTTTCCTAAATATGAGTGGGACAGGTATAGGTATGAGCGACCTGCAAGTCGGTGGGTATAAACTCTCATATAGTTATATGGTTGAGGATATTAATCCTGAGAATGTTTTAGGTGAGGAAACGACAAGATTTGATAGTCATGATTTTCGAGTACAGGAAGATTATGACAGAGGTAATCTTGTTCTGTTTTTAAACTATATGCATATCTCTAAAAAAAGATTTAATGCCACTCAGTCAATCTCTTCAAATGATGGATATGCACTTGGTTTGCTATATACAGACAAAGAGATATTTCAAAGTCTATTTGATATGAAAGGTGATAGTACGACGGGTATTTTTTACGGTCGTGGAGCTTCAAAAAGTGCAGGTTTACAAGCACCTTTTTTACAAGATTCTCTTATAGAAGAGATGATCGATAAAAACGTAAATATAGAGAGTGCCAAAACTATCCGCTTTATAAACTACAACACATTTGAAAACGATATTTTTGGAATTATGAGCAACTTTGTATATGAACGTAAAGATGATACTCAGCTAACAAATACAAAGCAGGAATGGACCTCTTTTGGTTTGCGTCCATACTGGTTTTTTCATAAAAACTCACGCGTTGTTTTAGAGGGTGGATATGACAATGTGAAAAATCTTGTCACGGATAAAAATTACTCACTTACAAAACTGACTTCTGCCCTTGAATTTGCATTTGACAAGGGTATTTGGGAGAGACCAGTTGTTCGTATATACTACACGTATGCAGATTGGTCAGACAGCTCTGTTGGTTTAGTTGGCGGTGATTATTATATTAATAAAAATAATGGGTATAATACAGGTATACAAATAGAATATTGGTGGTAG
- a CDS encoding transglutaminase-like cysteine peptidase — protein sequence MILRSIVLIFLLFSITYAKEPYVDNVTLKKIEQKYKMFAKKRFFFQQQTFDGVEKATDMEKLHAVNEFYNGVRYAPDIKVYNTKDYWATPYEFLGKDRGDCEDYVIAKYFALKYLGVDTKKMFFTYVRSTKFKAPHMVLTYFKTPRSEPLILDNTNRRIFPASKRKDLIPIYNFNGDSLYKASTTGTGKKVEQKKSHKKWDQLLKNMKERKI from the coding sequence ATGATTTTGAGAAGTATAGTTTTAATATTTTTATTATTTTCTATTACCTATGCTAAAGAGCCTTATGTTGATAACGTTACACTAAAAAAGATAGAACAAAAATACAAAATGTTTGCGAAAAAAAGATTTTTTTTCCAACAACAAACTTTTGACGGTGTTGAAAAAGCAACAGATATGGAAAAGCTTCACGCCGTAAATGAATTTTATAACGGCGTTAGGTATGCACCCGATATAAAGGTGTACAATACAAAAGACTATTGGGCTACTCCATATGAGTTTTTAGGCAAAGACAGAGGCGACTGTGAAGACTATGTTATTGCAAAATATTTTGCACTAAAATATCTTGGTGTTGATACAAAAAAAATGTTTTTTACCTATGTTAGATCAACTAAATTTAAAGCACCGCATATGGTTTTAACTTACTTTAAAACTCCAAGAAGCGAACCTTTGATTCTTGATAATACTAACCGTAGAATATTCCCTGCATCAAAAAGAAAAGACCTTATCCCGATCTACAACTTTAACGGAGATTCTTTGTATAAAGCGAGTACAACCGGAACGGGTAAAAAAGTGGAACAAAAAAAATCTCACAAAAAGTGGGATCAACTTCTAAAAAATATGAAAGAGAGAAAAATATAA
- a CDS encoding EAL domain-containing protein produces MPFKYNTSIYLTLALTIMFTVMLVLAVHTRASYVELKSKAVVEMKKNSSKTIELLTKNISDDIESYAVNDYDKIVGNEMKLSQHLAIIVKDYNMGEILGSKVYISGKIRKSTNIIVDYDQNNLEHTELVRKAFFKQSKDILSSHGKVIGNITVYISDRYLQSKLNELIKDSILEFFLIGTVLAIALFITMYLFIVKPISDISYILTKQDEDGIPTDPLSLNGPKEVSRLAQTINYMLDSIKKSRLKIDMQNKELINERDRFELAVDGTQDGLWDWDMQNDIVTFSDRFYEMLGYEKNEIIQTAEGWNKLVHPEDLKDSNQVLRDYLNDQGRYKYENTFRMLTKDGEYIWITSRGKALFNDDGTPVRFVGFITDITSQVLHNEELDYTAKHDMLTDLPNRFLFTEYIQTLLNNTQENKTHMALLYIDLDGFKEINDEFGHVIGDSILIHVAQKIKNILRKEDFVARLGGDEFIVAVSNLESTNNVVPMLNKFLDTIRQKVENPKDKNESLHMTASIGVTFYPQNKEIGPEALLRQADQAMYDAKNLGKNQYHIFNIDSDMANKEHLHIIQDFEQSLISNDFILYYQPKVDMRTNKIYGFETLLRWQHPTKGLLFPDEFLPYVNPQKELMLNLGEWVISNAFAQFSKWKEAGYDFDLSINISAHEFKETKTFALLKSLLKQYPNISPKDVEFEILETHAFDDISQANKMISTFQELGFNIALDDFGTGYSTLTYLKDLSVNTLKIDKSFVMDMLHDRASLSILEATIALAEAFRCDVIAEGVESVEHGNVLIQLGCYKAQGYVLSKPMPSYEVETWLTSFQGHDIWEQNSKKLFHEHSSLYAIVEHKQWVKNLQEHIKNPDIYPTIPELDDHRCNFHEWLYNDAKKHFSKKVIEKIDNMHVKLHAEARNALSAHGKKREELLNEMLNTHKEIIETIQSQNSM; encoded by the coding sequence ATGCCGTTTAAGTACAACACATCGATCTATTTAACTCTTGCACTAACCATAATGTTTACCGTTATGTTAGTATTGGCAGTTCATACAAGAGCAAGTTATGTTGAACTTAAATCAAAAGCCGTAGTAGAGATGAAGAAGAACTCATCAAAAACTATAGAGCTTCTAACAAAAAATATCTCAGATGATATAGAATCTTATGCAGTTAACGATTACGATAAAATCGTAGGTAACGAGATGAAACTATCTCAACATCTTGCTATTATAGTTAAAGACTATAATATGGGTGAAATACTTGGAAGTAAAGTATACATAAGCGGGAAAATAAGAAAAAGTACGAACATAATTGTTGATTATGACCAAAACAACCTTGAACACACTGAGCTTGTAAGAAAAGCTTTCTTCAAACAAAGTAAAGATATACTCTCTTCACATGGAAAGGTCATAGGAAATATCACTGTTTATATATCTGATAGATATCTGCAAAGTAAATTAAACGAACTAATCAAAGATTCAATCTTAGAATTTTTCCTAATCGGTACAGTATTGGCTATAGCACTTTTTATAACTATGTATCTCTTTATCGTAAAACCGATATCAGACATCTCATATATCTTAACAAAACAAGACGAGGACGGAATTCCTACTGATCCTTTAAGTTTAAACGGACCAAAAGAGGTCTCAAGACTTGCACAAACAATAAACTATATGCTTGACTCTATAAAAAAATCAAGACTAAAAATTGATATGCAGAATAAAGAACTGATCAACGAGCGTGATAGGTTTGAGCTGGCAGTAGACGGTACGCAAGACGGTTTATGGGACTGGGATATGCAAAATGACATAGTCACTTTTTCAGATAGATTTTACGAAATGCTAGGATATGAAAAAAACGAGATTATACAGACGGCAGAAGGATGGAATAAACTTGTCCATCCTGAAGATCTAAAAGATTCAAATCAAGTATTAAGAGATTACTTAAATGACCAAGGCAGGTATAAATATGAAAATACTTTTAGAATGCTTACAAAAGATGGAGAATATATTTGGATAACAAGTAGAGGAAAAGCTTTATTTAACGATGATGGCACCCCAGTACGTTTTGTAGGTTTTATAACAGATATAACTTCACAGGTTTTACATAATGAGGAACTTGATTATACAGCTAAACACGATATGCTTACAGACCTTCCAAACAGGTTCTTATTTACAGAATATATTCAAACACTCTTGAATAATACACAAGAAAATAAAACACATATGGCTTTATTATATATAGACCTGGACGGATTTAAAGAGATCAACGATGAGTTCGGTCATGTTATAGGGGATTCTATACTTATACACGTAGCGCAAAAAATAAAAAATATTCTGCGTAAAGAGGATTTTGTCGCTAGACTCGGCGGAGATGAGTTTATTGTAGCTGTTTCAAATTTGGAGAGTACAAATAATGTAGTCCCTATGTTAAATAAGTTTCTAGATACTATTAGACAAAAAGTGGAAAACCCAAAAGATAAAAATGAATCTTTACATATGACTGCAAGTATCGGTGTTACATTTTACCCTCAAAATAAAGAGATAGGACCGGAAGCTCTTCTTCGTCAAGCAGATCAGGCAATGTATGATGCTAAAAACCTTGGTAAAAACCAGTATCACATCTTTAATATAGACAGTGACATGGCTAACAAAGAACATCTACACATAATACAAGATTTTGAACAATCTCTAATAAGTAACGATTTTATACTCTATTATCAACCAAAAGTAGATATGCGTACAAATAAAATTTATGGGTTTGAAACTCTTTTAAGATGGCAGCATCCGACAAAAGGTCTTCTTTTCCCTGATGAGTTTTTACCGTATGTTAACCCTCAAAAAGAGTTGATGTTAAATTTGGGAGAGTGGGTGATCAGCAATGCCTTTGCTCAGTTTTCTAAATGGAAAGAAGCTGGCTATGATTTTGATCTGAGTATAAACATCAGTGCACATGAATTTAAAGAGACAAAAACATTTGCACTTCTAAAATCATTACTTAAACAATATCCAAATATTTCACCTAAAGATGTGGAATTCGAAATACTAGAAACTCATGCTTTTGATGACATTTCACAAGCAAACAAAATGATAAGCACTTTCCAAGAGTTAGGTTTTAACATAGCTTTAGATGATTTTGGTACCGGTTATTCGACACTTACTTACCTAAAAGATCTAAGCGTTAATACTCTCAAAATAGATAAAAGCTTTGTAATGGATATGCTTCATGATCGTGCAAGCCTCTCAATTCTCGAAGCTACAATAGCACTTGCGGAAGCTTTTAGATGCGATGTTATTGCTGAGGGTGTTGAGAGTGTAGAACACGGGAATGTTTTAATACAGCTTGGCTGTTACAAAGCTCAAGGTTACGTGCTTTCAAAACCTATGCCTTCATATGAAGTAGAAACTTGGCTTACATCTTTTCAAGGGCATGATATATGGGAGCAAAACTCTAAAAAACTCTTTCACGAGCACTCATCATTATATGCAATAGTTGAACATAAACAGTGGGTAAAAAACCTACAAGAACATATAAAAAATCCAGATATCTACCCTACTATTCCTGAACTGGATGATCATAGATGTAACTTTCACGAATGGTTATACAATGACGCTAAAAAACATTTTTCAAAAAAAGTGATTGAAAAAATAGATAATATGCATGTTAAACTTCATGCAGAGGCTAGAAATGCGCTAAGCGCTCATGGCAAAAAAAGAGAAGAACTTCTTAATGAGATGCTAAATACTCATAAAGAGATAATAGAAACTATACAATCACAAAACAGTATGTAA